In Amycolatopsis sp. EV170708-02-1, the following are encoded in one genomic region:
- a CDS encoding M14 family zinc carboxypeptidase, with product MSRSARTVFLALMLSLSAVAAPAYAAPPPSSPHRDPGNGPERNEVAATDPPMSVARAAAGENAAGDHSGYPRKTKLRVYPENTADKSIKLGLAPYHSIAPKLNALQARSDRISVEIAGQSGLGRDLYLVTLTAPESRSETRRQDAWRSLIENDPARAARDPFLRHGYKAPVWINNNIHGNEWEGTDGALRVIEKLATSNDPKTVELLKRNRFYFNVTANPDGRVAGTRQTSQGFDPNRDFVTASQPEVKAMRGIAIDKQPLMMLDEHGYVENTLIEPTTPPHGQNYDFDLYIKHGYANGLGMEQAVKALGRPETAKPEIPFRDYEPGSWDGWAPIYTAQYAMYHGAVSFTIEIPMRVNNADYENQPVAELQRRAVINTEVVEATIGSTLNYVDRNRGELIANQIEMFRRGTAGEAQREIPDGFVPGFGPEDRYRTEFPRAYVIPAGADQRSAVAASRLVDHLVANDVRVRQADRPFSLAGRRYPAGSYLVDMHQPKRGLANVMLEQGSDISAKVPVMYDISGWSHRLLWGASVDIVKQGRLDVRAHDVVAASPTGGIDAAPGRDLALKLVDAKDVGAVNDLLNRGLALGRTDDGTIVVPASARPAAAEVADRYGVRFTEASGTAAPLSRKTIAAAVGADELKALRDMGFDVRPVSAAVLNAGFDWSRVDLLFVSSGLKYTDLAPAAKDALRAFLARGGVVTRGATGARFNTDAGLLEARPVAGWEDGNGVVSVVNGAGPVGTGALPDSFVYGPFWFTDLGSSVSVEQRYASGNPLVAGHWRTRDDGTGGPLQAAGQAAVVSGTTGLGGRAVLFGTEPLFRDHPKGLYSQVAKAIYWAAAK from the coding sequence TTGTCGCGTTCGGCTCGCACCGTGTTCCTGGCCCTGATGCTGTCACTGAGCGCGGTCGCCGCGCCGGCGTACGCGGCGCCACCGCCGTCGTCGCCGCATCGCGATCCCGGCAACGGGCCGGAGCGCAACGAGGTGGCCGCGACCGACCCGCCGATGAGCGTCGCGCGGGCCGCGGCGGGCGAGAACGCCGCGGGTGACCATTCGGGCTATCCGCGCAAGACGAAGCTGCGGGTGTATCCGGAGAACACGGCCGACAAGTCGATCAAACTCGGGCTCGCGCCGTACCACTCGATCGCGCCGAAGCTGAACGCGCTGCAGGCGCGCAGCGACCGGATCTCGGTCGAGATCGCCGGGCAGTCCGGGCTCGGCCGCGACCTCTACCTGGTGACGCTGACCGCGCCGGAGAGCCGGTCCGAGACGAGGCGGCAGGACGCCTGGCGGTCGCTGATCGAGAACGACCCGGCGCGGGCCGCGCGCGACCCGTTCCTGCGCCACGGCTACAAGGCGCCGGTGTGGATCAACAACAACATCCACGGCAACGAATGGGAAGGCACCGACGGCGCGCTCCGCGTCATCGAGAAGCTGGCGACGTCGAACGATCCCAAGACCGTCGAGCTGCTGAAACGGAACCGCTTCTACTTCAACGTCACGGCCAACCCGGACGGTCGCGTCGCCGGCACGCGGCAGACGTCGCAGGGTTTCGACCCCAACCGCGACTTCGTCACCGCGTCGCAGCCGGAAGTGAAGGCCATGCGCGGGATCGCGATCGACAAGCAGCCGCTGATGATGCTGGACGAACACGGCTACGTGGAGAACACGCTCATCGAGCCGACCACGCCGCCGCACGGCCAGAACTACGACTTCGACCTCTACATCAAGCACGGCTACGCCAACGGGCTCGGCATGGAGCAGGCGGTCAAGGCACTCGGGCGCCCCGAGACGGCGAAGCCGGAAATCCCGTTCCGCGACTACGAACCCGGCAGCTGGGACGGCTGGGCGCCGATCTACACCGCCCAGTACGCGATGTACCACGGCGCGGTGTCCTTCACGATCGAGATCCCGATGCGGGTGAACAACGCGGACTACGAGAACCAGCCGGTGGCCGAACTCCAGCGGCGCGCGGTGATCAACACCGAGGTCGTCGAGGCCACCATCGGCAGCACGCTGAACTACGTCGACCGCAACCGCGGTGAGCTCATCGCGAACCAGATCGAGATGTTCCGCCGAGGCACGGCCGGTGAAGCGCAGCGTGAGATCCCCGACGGGTTCGTGCCCGGCTTCGGGCCGGAAGACCGCTACCGCACGGAGTTCCCGCGCGCGTACGTCATCCCCGCCGGAGCCGACCAGCGTTCGGCCGTCGCCGCGTCCCGTCTCGTCGATCACCTGGTCGCCAACGACGTCCGCGTGCGGCAGGCCGATCGCCCGTTCTCGCTGGCCGGACGCCGCTACCCGGCCGGTTCGTACCTGGTCGACATGCACCAGCCGAAACGCGGCCTGGCGAACGTGATGCTGGAGCAGGGCAGCGACATCTCGGCGAAGGTGCCGGTCATGTACGACATCTCCGGCTGGAGCCACCGCCTGCTGTGGGGCGCGTCGGTCGACATCGTGAAACAGGGCAGGCTCGACGTCCGCGCGCACGACGTCGTCGCGGCGTCACCCACCGGTGGCATCGACGCCGCGCCCGGCCGGGATCTCGCGCTCAAGCTGGTCGACGCCAAGGACGTCGGCGCGGTCAACGACCTGCTGAACCGAGGCCTCGCCCTCGGCCGCACGGACGACGGCACGATCGTCGTTCCGGCGTCGGCCCGCCCGGCCGCCGCCGAGGTGGCGGACCGTTACGGAGTCCGGTTCACCGAGGCGAGTGGGACGGCGGCCCCGTTGAGCCGCAAGACGATCGCGGCCGCCGTCGGGGCGGACGAGCTGAAGGCGCTGCGCGACATGGGCTTCGACGTGCGACCGGTGTCGGCGGCGGTGCTCAACGCGGGCTTCGACTGGTCCCGGGTGGACCTGCTGTTCGTCTCTTCGGGACTGAAGTACACCGATCTCGCCCCGGCCGCGAAGGACGCTTTGCGCGCCTTCCTCGCTCGCGGCGGCGTGGTCACCCGCGGTGCCACGGGCGCGCGGTTCAACACCGACGCGGGACTTCTCGAAGCACGTCCGGTCGCGGGCTGGGAGGACGGGAACGGCGTCGTTTCGGTCGTCAACGGAGCCGGCCCGGTGGGTACCGGCGCGCTGCCGGACTCGTTCGTCTACGGGCCGTTCTGGTTCACCGATCTCGGCTCCTCGGTCAGTGTCGAGCAGCGCTACGCGAGCGGGAATCCCCTGGTCGCGGGGCATTGGCGGACCCGGGACGACGGCACGGGCGGGCCACTGCAGGCGGCGGGCCAGGCCGCCGTCGTGTCCGGGACCACGGGACTCGGCGGGCGGGCGGTGCTGTTCGGCACCGAACCGCTGTTCCGCGATCACCCGAAGGGCTTGTACTCGCAGGTGGCCAAGGCGATTTACTGGGCGGCCGCGAAGTAA
- a CDS encoding response regulator transcription factor, producing the protein MPIQVLLIDDHEVVRRGLRDLLTDEPDIEVVAEASGVDEALAVAMHVEPDVAVVDVRLGDGDGIALCRELRSKPNPPQCLMLTAFDDEEAMVGAIMAGAAGYLLKQVRGQDVVNAVREVAAGRSLLDPLSTARVLDKLRHPPEDELGSLTEREREVLDLIGQGMSNREIAERLFLAEKTVKNYVTSVLAKLGMQRRTQAAAWIARRDR; encoded by the coding sequence ATGCCGATCCAGGTGCTGCTCATCGACGACCACGAGGTGGTGAGGCGCGGTCTGCGTGACCTCCTCACCGACGAGCCCGACATCGAGGTCGTCGCCGAGGCGAGCGGGGTCGACGAGGCCCTCGCGGTGGCGATGCACGTCGAGCCGGACGTCGCCGTGGTCGACGTGCGGCTCGGCGACGGCGACGGCATCGCGCTCTGCCGCGAGCTGCGTTCGAAGCCGAACCCGCCGCAGTGCCTGATGCTGACCGCGTTCGACGACGAGGAGGCCATGGTCGGCGCGATCATGGCCGGCGCGGCCGGGTACCTGCTGAAACAGGTCCGCGGCCAGGACGTCGTCAACGCGGTCCGCGAGGTCGCGGCGGGCCGGTCGCTGCTCGACCCGTTGTCGACGGCGCGGGTGCTCGACAAGCTGCGGCATCCGCCCGAGGACGAACTCGGGTCCCTCACCGAACGCGAGCGCGAGGTGCTGGACCTGATCGGGCAGGGCATGTCCAACCGCGAGATCGCGGAGCGCCTGTTCCTCGCCGAGAAGACGGTGAAGAACTACGTGACGTCCGTGCTCGCGAAGCTGGGCATGCAGCGCCGCACGCAGGCCGCGGCGTGGATCGCGCGCCGGGACAGGTAG
- a CDS encoding HAD family hydrolase — MPRFLRAVALAAAVAVVPVALPGTATASTGSRCPQLRLADHWYGDNAAKIQQVICGTKRGERPIAVFDWDNTVIKNDISDQTVFWMIRHDKVLQPRDKDWRTTSRYMTDAGANALSKACGTATPAGKPLPTSKNIACADELLSVRKSAKTTTGEEVFAGYNLRYMEAAYAWVAQINAGYRPDEVRAIARQARAAALLAPIGATQKVGSSTQVAWIRYYPEIKDLIATLDKAGFSTWVVSASPKEFADVWGSAVGIPPSRTLGIYSQTTDGRINGHLEGCGGHADGADEIMTYIDGKRCYINERILGIRGAKAMEPAPAGKRQVLAGGDATTDVTMLRDATGVRVTLNRNKDELMCRAYDDADGKWAVNPMFIEPFPALNRTYPCSTTAYEYADGTHGPVLRDDGTVIPDQRDTVHP; from the coding sequence ATGCCGAGGTTCCTGCGAGCCGTGGCCCTGGCCGCCGCCGTGGCGGTCGTACCGGTGGCCTTGCCCGGCACAGCCACCGCTTCGACCGGGTCGAGGTGCCCGCAGCTGCGGTTGGCCGACCACTGGTACGGCGACAACGCGGCGAAGATCCAGCAGGTCATCTGCGGTACGAAGCGCGGCGAGCGGCCCATCGCGGTGTTCGATTGGGACAACACGGTCATCAAGAACGACATCTCCGATCAGACCGTCTTCTGGATGATCAGGCACGACAAGGTCCTCCAGCCGCGCGACAAGGACTGGCGCACGACCAGCCGCTACATGACCGACGCCGGCGCGAACGCGCTGAGCAAGGCGTGCGGCACCGCCACCCCGGCCGGGAAACCGCTGCCGACCAGCAAGAACATCGCTTGCGCCGACGAACTCCTCTCGGTGCGGAAGAGCGCGAAGACGACCACCGGCGAAGAGGTCTTCGCGGGGTACAACCTGCGCTACATGGAGGCGGCCTACGCCTGGGTCGCGCAGATCAACGCCGGATACCGCCCGGACGAGGTCCGCGCGATCGCCCGGCAGGCCAGGGCCGCGGCGCTGCTGGCGCCGATCGGCGCGACCCAGAAGGTCGGTTCGAGCACCCAGGTCGCGTGGATCCGGTACTACCCCGAGATCAAGGACCTGATCGCGACACTGGACAAGGCGGGCTTCTCGACCTGGGTCGTTTCCGCCTCGCCCAAGGAATTCGCGGACGTCTGGGGTTCCGCCGTCGGCATCCCGCCGAGCCGCACGCTCGGGATCTACTCGCAGACCACGGACGGCCGGATCAACGGGCACCTCGAAGGCTGCGGCGGGCACGCCGACGGCGCCGACGAGATCATGACCTACATCGACGGCAAACGGTGCTACATCAACGAACGCATCCTCGGGATCCGCGGCGCGAAGGCGATGGAACCGGCACCGGCGGGCAAGCGGCAGGTGCTCGCCGGCGGCGACGCGACCACCGACGTCACGATGCTGCGCGACGCCACCGGAGTCCGTGTCACGCTCAACCGCAACAAGGACGAGCTCATGTGCCGCGCCTACGACGACGCGGACGGGAAATGGGCGGTGAACCCGATGTTCATCGAGCCCTTCCCGGCCTTGAACCGCACCTACCCCTGCTCGACGACGGCGTACGAATACGCCGACGGCACGCATGGTCCGGTGCTGCGCGACGACGGCACGGTCATCCCGGACCAGCGCGACACCGTGCACCCCTGA
- a CDS encoding histidine phosphatase family protein, with product MRTVYVVTHPEATHHVDRLVGGWYDSELTPEGERAAAAVADSLRAKVPDEVELYASDLRRTARTAELIGERLGVTPVLDRRLREKSYGEAGGKPQAWLESRFVPPPAVGERLGHDEGIPGAETKGAMAARVYSAIESILESRCEHQIVVTHGGALTFVIAAWIRMPLASAGYVDFRGSPGSVTVLREDDYFHNRQVVTLAGK from the coding sequence ATGCGCACCGTCTACGTCGTCACGCATCCGGAGGCCACGCACCACGTCGATCGTCTGGTGGGCGGGTGGTACGACTCCGAACTCACACCGGAGGGCGAACGCGCGGCCGCCGCCGTCGCCGATTCGCTGCGCGCGAAGGTGCCGGACGAGGTGGAGCTCTACGCCTCGGATCTGCGCCGCACCGCGCGGACCGCGGAACTGATCGGCGAGCGGCTCGGCGTGACCCCGGTACTCGACCGCCGGCTGCGCGAGAAGTCGTACGGGGAAGCGGGCGGCAAACCGCAGGCGTGGCTGGAGAGCCGGTTCGTCCCGCCTCCCGCCGTGGGCGAGCGCCTGGGGCACGACGAAGGAATCCCCGGCGCCGAAACGAAAGGAGCGATGGCGGCGCGGGTCTACTCGGCCATAGAGTCGATCCTCGAAAGCCGTTGCGAACACCAGATCGTCGTCACGCACGGTGGCGCGCTCACCTTCGTGATCGCCGCATGGATCCGGATGCCGCTCGCATCGGCCGGGTACGTCGACTTCCGCGGTTCACCCGGCAGCGTCACCGTGCTGCGTGAGGACGACTACTTCCACAACCGGCAGGTCGTCACCCTCGCCGGGAAATGA
- a CDS encoding class F sortase yields the protein MIRPSWRRWPFPLVVGTLIGVVLAAALTACAVPPPGRVASPAPPSTVSSVVEAPPLAPAKPARLEIPAIGVRTGEIVDLGLAGDGTLQVPHDAITTGWFTGGPAPGEVGPAVLAGHVDYKKVPGVFVRLKELKAGDEALVHRADGITAVFTVYAVERHPKASFPTEKVYGDTAGPELRLITCGGDFDSSTGNYLDNVVAFAKLTRV from the coding sequence ATGATCCGGCCTTCTTGGCGCCGGTGGCCGTTCCCGCTGGTCGTCGGCACGCTCATCGGGGTGGTGCTCGCGGCCGCGCTGACCGCGTGCGCCGTCCCTCCGCCGGGCCGGGTCGCCTCGCCGGCACCGCCTTCCACGGTGTCTTCGGTCGTGGAAGCGCCCCCGCTCGCGCCCGCGAAACCGGCGAGGCTCGAGATCCCGGCGATCGGGGTCCGCACCGGCGAGATCGTCGACCTCGGCCTCGCCGGTGACGGCACCCTGCAGGTGCCGCACGACGCGATCACCACCGGCTGGTTCACCGGCGGCCCGGCACCGGGCGAGGTCGGGCCCGCCGTCCTCGCGGGGCACGTCGACTACAAGAAGGTGCCCGGCGTCTTCGTCCGGCTCAAGGAACTGAAGGCCGGCGACGAAGCCCTCGTCCACCGCGCGGACGGGATCACCGCGGTGTTCACCGTGTACGCCGTCGAGCGGCATCCGAAAGCGTCCTTCCCCACGGAGAAGGTTTACGGCGACACGGCCGGGCCCGAACTGCGCCTGATCACCTGTGGCGGGGACTTCGACTCCTCGACCGGCAACTACCTCGACAACGTCGTCGCCTTCGCGAAACTGACGCGCGTTTAG
- a CDS encoding excalibur calcium-binding domain-containing protein has protein sequence MSSVRRALGTAVLLAGFSLFGPVSVAFALAEAPAVADLNCRDFQYQEDAQAVLDKDRSDPHHLDDDKDGIACEKLPKRGTPPSSKTITPTPAPRFADKDCADFPSQAAAQAELKKNPRDPHKLDGDHDGYACETRFGEPAKSGQVKVKPVGGVATGGGDAVETNGGFLEVAAVALTGTALLTVSAAGASLVLRRRAER, from the coding sequence ATGTCCTCGGTTCGTCGCGCCCTCGGCACGGCTGTCCTCCTTGCCGGATTCTCCTTGTTCGGCCCCGTTTCCGTCGCGTTCGCGCTGGCCGAAGCGCCCGCGGTCGCCGATCTGAACTGTCGTGACTTCCAGTATCAGGAAGACGCTCAGGCCGTACTCGACAAAGATCGATCCGACCCGCATCACCTGGACGACGACAAAGACGGAATCGCTTGCGAAAAGCTGCCCAAGCGGGGAACGCCGCCGTCGAGTAAAACGATCACGCCCACTCCCGCGCCGCGATTCGCCGACAAGGATTGCGCCGATTTCCCCTCGCAGGCCGCCGCGCAGGCCGAGCTCAAGAAGAACCCGCGAGACCCGCACAAGCTCGACGGTGACCACGACGGGTACGCCTGCGAAACCCGGTTCGGCGAGCCCGCGAAATCCGGCCAGGTGAAGGTCAAACCCGTCGGTGGTGTCGCGACCGGCGGTGGGGACGCCGTCGAGACCAACGGCGGGTTCCTGGAGGTCGCCGCGGTCGCGCTGACCGGCACGGCCTTGCTGACCGTGTCGGCCGCGGGCGCGTCCCTGGTCCTCCGGCGGCGTGCGGAGCGATGA
- a CDS encoding GAF domain-containing sensor histidine kinase, with translation MDPTLAARALSAATEITGTALSGDDPGDVLETVVARAVELAEADLGLVMVRADDGQVVAEAAHGANTQGLRGLAFSADSAAGQVARGGKPVVSEDFTVDPRTAPFVPPELQGFGPFAASAFGAGGRVLGALTVYRRHGGEPFSASTVEVLTAFAAQAGVVLALAEGANARHRVTLYQERERIARELHDVIVQRLYGAGMQLDRVRKNMRKRFAQADGARLSEAIDQLDQTIEEIRGTVRALRSPEPANQTAIATDLAESARGEVRIAGELLGYPPTLELSGELADIPAEQADHIRAALREALSNVVRHSGASETRVTLSRDAEGVKLRVRDNGSGVPQGVAKRGLRHLAERATTSGGRFSINSSPSLGTLVAFDVPLD, from the coding sequence ATGGATCCCACGCTTGCCGCGCGCGCACTGTCCGCCGCCACCGAGATCACCGGCACCGCCCTGTCCGGTGACGATCCGGGTGATGTGCTGGAGACCGTGGTCGCCCGCGCCGTCGAACTGGCCGAGGCCGACCTCGGTCTCGTCATGGTGCGCGCGGACGACGGCCAGGTGGTCGCCGAGGCCGCGCACGGGGCGAACACCCAAGGCCTCCGAGGGCTGGCCTTCTCCGCGGATTCCGCGGCGGGCCAGGTCGCCCGCGGCGGGAAGCCGGTGGTCAGCGAGGACTTCACCGTCGATCCCCGCACGGCGCCGTTCGTACCGCCGGAACTCCAGGGCTTCGGGCCGTTCGCCGCTTCGGCGTTCGGCGCGGGCGGGCGGGTCCTCGGCGCGCTCACCGTGTACCGCCGCCACGGCGGGGAACCGTTCTCCGCCAGCACGGTCGAGGTGCTCACCGCGTTCGCCGCGCAGGCGGGTGTGGTGCTCGCGCTGGCGGAGGGCGCCAACGCCCGGCACCGCGTGACCCTCTACCAGGAGCGTGAACGCATCGCGCGCGAACTGCACGACGTCATCGTGCAGCGCCTCTACGGCGCCGGGATGCAGCTCGACCGCGTCCGCAAGAACATGCGGAAACGCTTCGCCCAGGCCGACGGCGCGCGGCTGTCCGAGGCGATCGACCAGCTCGACCAGACCATCGAAGAGATCCGCGGCACCGTGCGCGCCCTGCGCAGCCCGGAACCCGCGAACCAGACCGCCATCGCCACCGACCTCGCCGAATCCGCGCGGGGCGAGGTGCGCATCGCCGGCGAGCTGCTCGGCTACCCGCCGACCCTCGAACTGTCGGGAGAACTCGCCGACATCCCCGCAGAACAGGCGGATCACATCCGCGCCGCGCTGCGCGAGGCACTGTCCAATGTGGTCAGACACTCCGGGGCGAGCGAGACCCGCGTGACGCTCAGCCGCGACGCGGAAGGCGTCAAACTCCGCGTGCGGGACAACGGATCCGGTGTCCCGCAGGGGGTCGCGAAACGCGGTCTCCGTCATCTCGCCGAACGCGCGACGACGTCGGGCGGGCGCTTTTCGATCAATTCTTCCCCGAGCCTGGGGACTTTGGTCGCTTTCGACGTTCCGCTCGACTGA
- the cydC gene encoding thiol reductant ABC exporter subunit CydC: MTELPGRDTLSATESTMDPARPGKGPLGALAPLSSAARRALILSGILSFVNAILLVGQAFLLADVLSAVVRGTPGDRTAQLAVLLALVAGRALTGWAVRIVSVRAAARAKEELRAKALDHALKLGPEWIARRGHGELTSLTTKGLDALDAYFTQYLPALVTAAIVPLAAGVAILFADWPSAVLVAITVPLVPLFAILIGKHTAERVAEAADAEQRLSGHLLELVRALPILSAFRRAGAQAETVRKISERHRRTTLKTLKVAFASAFALELIATLSVALVAVVIGVRLVSGELSLAIGLGVLILVPECYQPLRAVGAAFHASEDGVEAVRRVADVLAEPLPPNGSETPAKGEVHVGGLRVARRGGFAPDGETFSVRPGEITWLRAPSGGGKSTTLAALLGFVQAHDGTITVGGTDLAGADPARWRENVAWVPQSPVFGGGTVRDEVAAEDILGELGLTGLADRPVAKLSQGQRQRVAVARALVRVRSGAWLLLLDEPTAHLDEVNAARVMAAVRGAVDNGAAAIIAAHERGSGVDISTANGAEAGTTEETREVRPLPWRELLPARFFGGALLGAAALLGGVALTALSGWLIAKASQQPPILTLTVMIVGVRTFGLGRAGLRYLERLVTHDAAFRIAGRLRVRLWESLVRLGPARALRAGEEQRRLVGDTDTVRDLLPRVITPLVVVALVAIGAVAVQAAVLPAAGVALAAAVLVSAFAPLLALRAERRATSALAAGRRSVSAQVLSLFEAAAELIAYGVDKERRRRIATTDAALTAEARRQAFGAGAADALIILATGAATVVSTGFAVSAVAAGALNPVLAPVAALVPLALAEVLSLLPPAAQHWDTLRQARLRLAACDERAVLRQESVVPGTGGVRIRNADLGWPGTEHPVLTGVDLDIAPGTHVAVVGPSGAGKSTLVAALLGFLKPSKGDVTVPENVTWAPQEPMLVSTTVAENLRLAKPTASEADLRKALYEAVLEDVELTTMLDSAGAGLSGGQAQRVALARAVLGAERADLVLLDEPTAHLDEPTARVVRERLGEALAGKTVVHVTHHAAEAEEADVILEVREGRVTARALAGAD, encoded by the coding sequence ATGACCGAACTTCCCGGCCGCGACACCCTTTCCGCCACGGAGTCCACAATGGACCCAGCGCGACCGGGAAAGGGTCCGCTCGGCGCGCTGGCTCCACTTTCGAGTGCGGCGCGCCGGGCGTTGATCCTCAGCGGAATCCTCTCCTTCGTCAACGCGATCCTGCTGGTGGGACAGGCGTTCCTGCTGGCCGACGTCCTCTCCGCGGTCGTCCGCGGAACACCGGGGGACCGCACCGCCCAGCTGGCCGTGCTGCTCGCGCTCGTCGCAGGGCGCGCGTTGACCGGCTGGGCGGTGCGGATCGTCTCCGTCCGCGCCGCGGCCCGCGCGAAGGAGGAGCTGCGCGCCAAAGCCCTCGACCACGCCTTGAAACTCGGCCCGGAATGGATCGCGCGCCGCGGCCACGGCGAGCTGACGTCGTTGACCACCAAGGGACTCGACGCGCTCGACGCCTATTTCACCCAGTACCTCCCGGCCCTGGTGACCGCCGCGATCGTGCCGCTCGCCGCCGGGGTCGCGATCCTGTTCGCCGACTGGCCCTCGGCCGTGCTCGTCGCGATCACCGTGCCGCTGGTGCCGCTGTTCGCCATCCTGATCGGCAAGCACACCGCCGAACGGGTCGCCGAAGCCGCCGACGCCGAACAACGGCTGTCGGGACATCTGCTCGAACTCGTTCGCGCGCTGCCGATCCTCAGCGCGTTCCGCCGCGCCGGGGCACAGGCCGAGACGGTCCGGAAGATCTCCGAACGCCATCGCCGCACCACGCTCAAGACGTTGAAGGTCGCCTTCGCGTCGGCGTTCGCGCTCGAACTGATCGCGACGCTCTCGGTCGCGCTGGTCGCGGTCGTCATCGGCGTCCGGCTCGTCTCCGGCGAACTGTCGCTGGCCATCGGGCTCGGCGTGCTGATCCTCGTCCCGGAGTGCTACCAGCCACTGCGCGCGGTCGGCGCCGCGTTCCACGCCAGCGAAGACGGCGTCGAGGCCGTGCGCCGGGTCGCGGACGTGCTCGCGGAACCCTTGCCGCCCAACGGTTCCGAGACACCGGCCAAGGGCGAGGTGCACGTCGGGGGCCTCCGCGTCGCCAGGCGCGGCGGATTCGCGCCCGACGGCGAGACGTTCAGCGTCCGGCCCGGCGAGATCACCTGGTTGCGCGCGCCCAGCGGCGGCGGCAAGTCGACGACGCTCGCCGCCCTGCTCGGTTTTGTGCAAGCCCACGACGGGACGATCACCGTCGGCGGCACCGACCTCGCCGGCGCCGATCCGGCGAGGTGGCGCGAGAACGTCGCCTGGGTGCCGCAGTCGCCGGTGTTCGGCGGAGGCACGGTCCGCGACGAGGTCGCTGCGGAGGACATCCTCGGCGAACTCGGGCTGACCGGACTGGCCGATCGGCCGGTTGCGAAGCTGTCGCAGGGACAACGGCAGCGCGTCGCGGTGGCGCGGGCCCTGGTGCGGGTCCGGTCGGGCGCGTGGCTGCTGCTGCTCGACGAACCCACCGCCCACCTCGACGAGGTCAACGCCGCGCGCGTCATGGCCGCTGTCCGCGGAGCCGTCGACAACGGTGCCGCCGCGATCATCGCCGCCCACGAACGCGGTTCCGGTGTCGATATATCGACCGCGAATGGGGCTGAAGCCGGGACCACCGAGGAAACCCGGGAAGTCCGGCCGTTGCCTTGGCGCGAACTGCTGCCCGCCAGATTCTTCGGCGGCGCGTTGCTGGGCGCCGCCGCGTTGCTCGGCGGGGTCGCGCTGACCGCGCTTTCGGGCTGGCTGATCGCCAAGGCGTCGCAACAGCCGCCGATCCTGACGTTGACCGTGATGATCGTCGGAGTGCGGACGTTCGGCCTCGGCCGGGCGGGGCTGCGTTACCTCGAACGGCTGGTCACGCACGACGCCGCGTTCCGGATCGCCGGAAGGCTGCGCGTCCGGCTGTGGGAGTCGCTGGTGCGGCTCGGGCCGGCGCGGGCGCTTCGGGCGGGTGAAGAGCAGCGGCGGCTTGTCGGCGACACCGACACCGTGCGTGACCTGCTCCCGCGAGTGATCACTCCGCTGGTGGTGGTCGCGTTGGTGGCCATCGGCGCGGTCGCGGTCCAGGCCGCGGTGCTGCCCGCAGCCGGGGTCGCGCTGGCGGCGGCCGTGCTGGTGAGCGCGTTCGCGCCGCTGCTCGCGCTCCGGGCGGAACGCCGTGCGACCAGTGCGCTGGCCGCCGGACGTCGTTCGGTTTCGGCGCAGGTGCTGAGCCTGTTCGAAGCCGCCGCCGAACTGATCGCGTACGGGGTCGACAAAGAGCGACGTCGCCGAATCGCCACGACCGACGCCGCGCTGACCGCCGAAGCGCGGCGGCAGGCCTTCGGCGCGGGTGCGGCCGACGCCCTGATCATCCTGGCGACGGGGGCCGCCACCGTCGTGAGCACCGGGTTCGCCGTGAGCGCCGTCGCCGCCGGCGCGCTGAACCCGGTGCTCGCGCCCGTGGCCGCCCTGGTGCCGCTCGCGCTGGCGGAGGTCCTCTCCCTTCTTCCTCCGGCCGCGCAGCACTGGGACACCCTGCGCCAGGCTCGCCTGCGCCTCGCCGCGTGCGATGAACGGGCCGTCCTTCGCCAGGAAAGCGTCGTTCCTGGCACCGGCGGGGTGCGGATCCGGAACGCCGACCTCGGCTGGCCCGGCACCGAGCACCCGGTCCTCACCGGCGTCGACCTCGACATCGCGCCCGGGACGCACGTCGCCGTCGTCGGCCCGAGCGGCGCCGGGAAGTCGACGCTCGTCGCGGCCCTGCTCGGCTTCCTCAAACCGAGCAAGGGTGACGTCACCGTTCCCGAGAACGTCACCTGGGCGCCGCAGGAGCCGATGCTCGTCTCGACCACGGTCGCCGAGAACCTGCGCCTCGCCAAACCGACGGCGTCGGAGGCCGACCTGCGAAAAGCGTTGTACGAGGCCGTTCTCGAGGATGTCGAGCTCACCACGATGCTCGACAGCGCCGGCGCCGGCCTTTCGGGCGGGCAGGCGCAGCGGGTCGCGTTGGCGCGGGCCGTGCTCGGCGCCGAGCGGGCCGATCTCGTCCTGCTCGACGAGCCCACCGCCCACCTCGACGAACCGACCGCGCGCGTCGTCCGCGAACGGCTCGGCGAGGCGCTCGCCGGGAAGACCGTCGTCCACGTCACGCACCACGCCGCCGAAGCCGAGGAAGCGGACGTGATCCTGGAGGTGCGGGAGGGCCGCGTCACAGCGCGCGCACTGGCCGGGGCCGACTAA